In one window of Oncorhynchus gorbuscha isolate QuinsamMale2020 ecotype Even-year linkage group LG23, OgorEven_v1.0, whole genome shotgun sequence DNA:
- the si:ch211-159i8.4 gene encoding matrix-remodeling-associated protein 5 yields the protein MAAEGVTVLAPWLRLRAVLLLLVLLLSPLALCAPCPRGCSCPGIKEVHCTFRHLTSAPRNLPKDTERVNLGYNSLQAVGGSEFTQLRQLEMLMLHGNDIMTVSPGAFYSLRSLQILKLSYNKLEAITPGMFEGLVSLVRLHLDRNNIDFIEPYTFSGLTSLKLLQLEGNKLRDLHPHSFITLSLLGNFWSSGLRHLHLSDNQLHYLQPGTLMPLSKLELLSLHGNPWTCDCHLQWLLEWNNKHEGVIKCKKERDAASGESCAVCSSPQSLNGSQVLGLSAGQLVCERPTLVSDLKQWDSPGWDDADSEPDLPYTRDLERPLGYLTFVLTDNHGNKAHVACDVRRPSESSSVTWENLRTSGEVAVNVSLVSLLECEIDRDTLQNLWRLVAYYYESPALLERGMRRENTSRVTFQYSQGHNEESPYFTDLKGHLMAEPTWLLQPRVTLQLNRRQTTTKKLVLDFTTFISKHISGRGEQEDVTSSWALIKRGSPGRVQSVLEGSEVSLGCTVISSGSQSVEWMLPDLSILEESNSRLVSEGGRLVIGNASVSDSGLYHCLVRTETDVDMVPVRLTVKERLLSPNTLNGKKMEVESGESLSLPCYVNSAQPSETRWYLPKNQILQPSQPKGRVYVNQNGSLVIKKTTHEDAGEYSCLAANLYGVDMLAHLVVVTGEKDSDAKEEVEKESPGVETAKGESPLFGSKEDEGEGSGFQEIKGPHATQSPKRVGGQQRYPGGFLRPGMKGKRIKDNKRKPNKSVKELDPNRWAEILAKANAKPPTLPPTRPAPTTPTTKTATTMTAKATTTTPKPTTTTTTTTTPKPTTTTTTTTTPKPTTSTTTTTTPKPTTTTTPKLTTTTTTTTTPKPTTTPTTTTMRQTTTTTTTTTTITAPPSTTRTTTTKKPTKSHSKTSHHTETEGELDFSEKRPEPPPRKHVTQAPRGKALLVNRGRGRGGPNPDSDSVINLSVTEAPQSVTQPMHLEDKHVGRERERVNQKNNPIWTNRRRPPYRRGRPPQRRVRPQKPSLPSSHKPQTTLPQPATRVEKQESTASQNDNSKMEDNIPEHIPTISTHDDNEPVDLIINPNTATDKSDSIHIKSLTPEMKDLSIVNLSNREHVPTPETITSAENLPPPTEVPGQERTWENLKKQDVIRQTTQNRQTSPTITTTTKHTHINYKIHLKPNLSHDTVAMATPVLTKLDVSDKGAAKPETPLTKVHFLNPTPKKSQDKTQTHLRTVAKGSVAREDFLRNTHRNSYKNEEDHSQMKLDSPSLPIHPWIYQQNVQMRVQTTPPPRAPTPYWPYSRLQVWPSVHGSGPHPFFTERPMLFSHPGGRGIGVTNRPEITAETVRPTAFISASPGSGMAAPLTYHPPHRSPGPASRTRQQDLLMLSKLRNRYRQAQLDRISQLGKRVTTKPKISHPTPRPHYQPPTPSYNYWPVPPTTSLPVPTNRPYSTASVLYGSRWHYSPWGQRRLSTALPFPNLMGSGVKPRISSVNTVSVSALAEGDVLLPCEASGDPQPALSWTKVSTGATVQANTKHGQRFEVVKNGTFVIKNIQLQDRGQYLCTAQNTFGSDRMVITLAVLTQPPKIIGPHSREVPVYLGKAISLDCVASGKPQAQISWILPDKTFVRDVGALDRSASLLANGTLRIQSANFSSKGDYRCIASNAAGADTVTFHIHVAALPPTINEEASESIVIQEGRSVYVHCTAKGEPAPVLKWTLPAGVHVKPSQILGRRLFVFPNGTLYIKNISPEDSGRYECSVTNAVGAARRVLHLKARQEVPSLRLSHHPSQQHRVTAMYGSTVYLHCPESTGTPRGTLWQLPSKTLLEHRYSPERPVTVFSNGTLRILQLTEKDGGSYLCMFQRPNGEDMELFQVQVLMMPPKIEHLATAQKRVTSGENFQVDCVASGLPDPEVSWSLPDGTMINNALQSDDSGTRFRRYVIFGNGTLLLQQMGKKDEGDYTCHAKNELGEDEMKVSIKVGPDFPRITSKAQLLLTARLGESAYMTCQATGEPPPTIVWLSPTNDVITSSSTKYHTLDDGTLVIKKVTLADQGKYACVARSSAGDDIKNIKIQVEPREPHINEQGGRSSMKVLAVSYQTTLLDCRAEGKPEPRVSWAAPYGLSLPTPYLGGRFQVHKNGSLELRGVRKTDEGQYVCLAKNHLGEASLAIELEVASIAEKPSFAMPNIEILPIKQDGSDVTLECPARGKPNPEFVWILPNGTALMPGTRHQHFTHYRGNGTLRIDQPVTADKGVYRCLAKNVAGTAEKRYALEPGRKPVIRGTTGIMKITFGQILNLPCSVDGWPQASITWTLPNGLVLDKPQIIGRITFLSNGTLQLKEVATFDRGTYVCKATNTFGSSALSYPVAVMVYPPSITNAPPSITRVHRGSSVTLNCIAAGIPKPEITWTLPGRTTLVPNNRFTAQGGIHMTVEGSLVIQDPVLMNSGIYKCNAKNALGSDFKATYLQVI from the exons gagTGATTAAGTGTAAGAAGGAGCGTGACGCTGCCTCTGGTGAGAGCTGTGCTGTCTGCTCCTCACCTCAGTCCTTAAATGGCAGCCAGGTCCTGGGACTGTCTGCTGGCCAGCTGGTCTGTGAGCGGCCCACTCTGGTGTCCGATCTGAAGCAGTGGGACAGCCCCGGCTGGGACGATGCGGACTCAGAGCCCGACCTGCCCTACACCAGGGACCTGGAACGTCCCCTGGGCTACCTCACATTCGTCCTGACCGACAACCACGGGAACAAAGCACATGTGGCCTGCGATGTCCGGCGGCCCAGCGAGAGCTCCTCTGTGACATGGGAGAACCTGCGGACGTCCGGGGAGGTGGCGGTCAACGTGAGCCTGGTCAGCCTGCTGGAATGTGAGATTGACCGGGACACTCTGCAGAACCTCTGGAGGCTGGTGGCCTACTACTACGAGAGCCCTGCTCTcttggagagggggatgaggagggagaacaCCAGCAGAGTCACGTTTCAGTACTCCCAGGGACACAACGAGGAATCCCCTTACTTTACAGATCTCAAAGGACACTTAATGGCTGAACCGACGTGGCTCCTCCAACCAAGGGTCACCCTGCAGCTGAACAGACGGCAAACCACCACAAAAAAACTGGTGCTGGACTTTACCACATTCATCTCCAAGCACATCAGTGGTAGGGGAGAGCAGGAGGATGTGACTTCCTCCTGGGCCCTAATAAAGAGAGGAAGCCCTGGGAGAGTTCAATCTGTGCTGGAGGGTTCAGAGGTCAGTCTGGGGTGTACAGTTATCAGTTCAGGGTCACAGTCTGTGGAGTGGATGCTCCCAGATCTATCTATCCTGGAAGAATCTAATTCCCGGCTGGTGTCTGAGGGAGGCAGACTGGTCATTGGAAATGCTAGTGTGTCTGACTCTGGGCTGTATCACTGTCTAGTCCGCACAGAGACTGATGTGGACATGGTGCCTGTGAGGTTGACAGTGAAAGAACGCCTGCTCAGTCCGAACACTCTAAATGGGAAGAAGATGGAAGTGGAGAGCGGGGAGTCCCTCTCACTCCCCTGCTATGTGAACTCAGCACAGCCTAGCGAGACACGCTGGTACCTCCCTAAAAATCAGATCCTACAACCGTCGCAACCAAAGGGGAGGGTCTACGTCAATCAAAATGGATCCCTGGTGATCAAAAAGACAACTCATGAGGACGCTGGGGAGTACAGCTGTTTGGCTGCTAACCTCTATGGAGTAGACATGTTGGCTCATCTCGTGGTCGTCACAGGGGAGAAAGACTCGGATGCAAAAGAAGAGGTCGAGAAAGAATCACCTGGTGTTGAAACAGCCAAAGGAGAATCACCTTTGTTTGGGAGTAAGGAGGATGAAGGTGAGGGGTCAGGGTTCCAGGAGATAAAAGGCCCCCATGCTACACAGTCTCCTAAGAGGGTGGGTGGACAACAAAGGTACCCTGGAGGGTTTTTACGCCCTGGTATGAAAGGGAAGAGGATCAAGGATAACAAGAGGAAACCTAATAAGTCTGTCAAGGAGCTCGACCCCAACCGCTGGGCTGAGATCCTAGCCAAAGCTAATGCTAAACCTCCGACACTACCGCCTACAAGACCAGCACCAACTACACCAACAACAAAAACAGCAACGACAATGACAGCCaaagccactactactactcctaaacccactactactactactaccacaactactcctaaacccactactactactactaccactactactcctAAAcccactacttctactactaccactactactcctaaacccactactactactactcctaaactcactactactactactaccactactactcctAAAcccactactactcctactaccactaccatgaGACAAACTACAACAACCACGACCACAACAACAACTATTACTGCTCCTCCTTCAACTACCAGAACAACCACAACTAAAAAGCCCACCAAGAGCCATTCGAAAACAAGTCACCACACGGAAACAGAAGGTGAATTGGACTTTTCCGAAAAGCGACCTGAACCTCCACCTAGAAAACATGTGACACAGGCCCCAAGAGGGAAAGCATTACTTGTGAAccgaggtagaggtagaggaggtccAAACCCAGATTCAGACTCGGTCATAAATCTGTCTGTTACAGAAGCGCCTCAATCCGTCACACAACCAATGCATCTAGAAGACAAgcatgtggggagggagagagagagagtgaaccagaAGAACAATCCTATTTGGACAAACAGACGAAGACCCCCTTACAGACGGGGCAGACCCCCACAGAGACGGGTTCGACCTCagaaaccctccctcccctcatcacACAAACCACAGACGACACTCCCTCAACCCGCAACCAGAGTGGAAAAACAAGAATCTACTGCATCGCAAAACGACAATTCTAAAATGGAGGACAATATTCCAGAACACATACCCACTATTTCAACACATGATGACAATGAGCCTGTTGATCTGATCATTAATCCCAACACTGCTACAGACAAATCAGATAGCATTCACATAAAATCATTAACACCAGAGATGAAAGACCTTAGTATAGTTAACCTTTCAAACAGAGAGCATGTGCCTACACCAGAGACGATCACCTCAGCAGAAAATCTACCTCCCCCAACTGAGGTGCCTGGACAGGAGAGGACATGGGAGAACTTAAAAAAACAGGATGTTATTAGACAGACTACCCAAAACAGGCAAACATCCCCAacgataacaacaacaacaaagcacACTCATATTAATTATAAAATTCATTTAAAACCTAATTTGTCACATGATACGGTTGCTATGGCAACACCCGTACTGACTAAACTTGACGTTTCAGATAAAGGAGCTGCAAAGCCAGAAACCCCTTTAACAAAAGTACATTTTCTAAATCCAACTCCTAAAAAATCACAAGATAAGACACAAACACATTTGAGAACCGTTGCAAAAGGCAGTGTTGCTCGGGAGGATTttctgagaaacacacacagaaactcaTATAAAAATGAGGAGGATCACTCTCAAATGAAACTTGACAGTCCCAGTCTCCCCATCCACCCCTGGATCTACCAACAGAATGTCCAAATGAGAGTTCAAACCACCCCTCCACCCCGCGCTCCCACCCCCTATTGGCCTTATAGCCGCTTACAAGTGTGGCCCTCAGTTCATGGTTCAGGGCCACATCCTTTCTTTACGGAGAGGCCCATGCTTTTCTCCCACCCAGGGGGCCGGGGAATTGGGGTCACCAATCGACCAGAAATCACAGCTGAGACTGTCAGGCCCACAGCGTTCATCTCTGCTTCACCGGGCAGTGGCATGGCAGCCCCGCTGACCTACCACCCACCCCACAGGAGCCCAGGCCCAGCCAGCAGGACCCGACAGCAGGACCTCTTAATGCTCTCCAAGCTCAGAAACAGATACAGACAGGCTCAGCTGGACCGTATTTCACAGCTAGGGAAGAGAGTGACAACTAAGCCCAAGATCAGTCACCCTACACCTAGACCTCACTACCAGCCTCCCACTCCGTCATACAACTACTGGCCTGtgccccccaccacctccctccccGTGCCCACCAACAGGCCCTACTCCACAGCCAGTGTCCTGTACGGCAGCCGCTGGCACTACAGCCCCTGGGGCCAGAGGAGGCTGAGCACGGCCCTGCCATTCCCCAACTTGATGGGTAGTGGGGTGAAGCCTAGGATCAGCTCTGTGAATACAGTCAGTGTGTCTGCCCTGGCTGAGGGTGATGTGCTGCTGCCCTGTGAAGCATCAGGAGACCCACAGCCAGCGCTCTCCTGGACTAAAGTCTCCACAG GTGCTACCGTCCAAGCAAACACAAAACACGGACAGAGATTTGAAGTTGTAAAGAACGGCACCTTTGTGATTAAAAACATTCAGCTACAGGACAGAGGCCAGTACCTCTGCACGGCACAGAACACATTTGGCTCGGACCGAATGGTCATTACCCTGGCTGTGCTGACCCAGCCTCCCAAAATTATAGGTCCCCACTCCAGAGAGGTCCCAGTGTATTTGGGGAAGGCTATAAGCTTAGACTGTGTAGCCTCTGGCAAGCCCCAGGCTCAGATCTCCTGGATTCTTCCAGACAAGACCTTTGTGCGTGATGTGGGAGCTCTTGACAGGTCAGCCTCTCTGCTGGCTAACGGCACCCTGAGGATCCAATCAGCTAACTTCTCCAGTAAAGGCGACTATAGGTGTATCGCTAGCAATGCGGCCGGAGCTGACACAGTGACTTTTCACATCCACGTGGCAGCGCTACCGCCCACCATCAATGAGGAGGCCTCGGAGAGCATCGTCATCCAGGAAGGGAGAAGTGTGTACGTCCACTGCACTGCCAAGGGAGAGCCTGCGCCCGTGCTAAAGTGGACCCTCCCTGCAGGGGTACATGTCAAACCCTCCCAGATCCTCGGCAGGAGACTGTTTGTCTTCCCCAATGGGACGCTGTACATCAAGAACATCTCTCCGGAAGACTCAGGGAGGTATGAGTGCTCTGTGACCAACGCAGTGGGTGCGGCCAGGAGAGTTCTGCACCTGAAGGCCAGGCAGGAGGTCCCCAGCCTGCGACTGTcacaccatccctcccaacagcACAGAGTCACAGCCATGTATGGCTCCACTGTGTACCTGCACTGTCCAGAGTCCACTGGCACTCCCCGTGGCACTCTGTGGCAGCTACCATCCAAAACATTGCTGGAACATCGCTACAG CCCTGAGAGACCTGTCACCGTGTTCTCCAATGGGACCTTACGGATCCTGCAGCTGACTGAAAAAGACGGAGGTAGCTACCTGTGTATGTTCCAGAGGCCCAACGGTGAGGACATGGAGCTGTTCCAGGTGCAGGTGCTCATGATGCCACCTAAGATCGAACATCTGGCCACAGCTCAGAAGAGGGTGACCTCCGGGGAGAACTTCCAGGTGGACTGTGTTGCCTCAGGCCTCCCTGACCCAGAGGTGTCCTGGAGCCTCCCTGATGGAACCATGATCAACAATGCCCTACAGTCGGATGACAGCGGCACCCGTTTTCGCCGCTATGTCATCTTCGGGAATGGAACACTGTTGCTGCAGCAGATGGGAAAGAAGGATGAGGGGGACTATACATGCCATGCTAAGAATGAACTGGGGGAGGATGAGATGAAGGTGAGCATCAAAGTAGGCCCTGACTTCCCCCGAATCACATCCAAGGCTCAGCTGTTGCTCACGGCCCGACTCGGAGAGTCTGCCTATATGACGTGTCAGGCAACTGGGGAGCCTCCACCAACCATTGTGTGGCTCTCCCCAACCAATGATGTCATCACATCCTCTTCAACCAAATACCACACCTTAGATGATGGGACTTTGGTGATAAAGAAGGTGACTTTGGCCGACCAAGGGAAGTATGCTTGTGTGGCAAGGAGTTCTGCTGGGGATGACATCAAGAACATTAAGATACAAGTAGAACCAAGAGAGCCACACATCAATGAACAAGGTGGAAGAAGCAGTATGAAAGTGTTGGCAGTATCTTATCAGACAACACTGCTCGACTGCAGAGCGGAGGGCAAGCCTGAGCCACGCGTTTCCTGGGCCGCACCCTACGGCCTCTCTCTGCCAACACCTTACCTGGGAGGACGCTTCCAAGTCCACAAGAATGGGAGTCTAGAGCTACGTGGAGTGAGGAAGACAGACGAGGGTCAGTATGTGTGTTTGGCCAAAAATCACTTGGGAGAAGCAAGCCTGGCAATTGAGCTTGAAGTGGCATCCATAGCAGAGAAGCCAAGCTTCGCCATGCCGAACATTGAGATTTTACCAATAAAACAAGATGGAAGTGATGTCACTCTGGAGTGTCCTGCCCGCGGTAAGCCAAACCCAGAGTTTGTTTGGATCCTGCCAAATGGCACAGCACTGATGCCAGGCACTAGACATCAACACTTCACTCACTATAGAGGAAACGGGACGTTGCGCATCGACCAGCCAGTGACAGCTGACAAAGGGGTTTACCGTTGTCTGGCGAAAAACGTGGCTGGGACTGCAGAGAAGCGATACGCTCTAGAACCAGGAAGAAAGCCTGTGATTCGAGGCACAACAGGGATCATGAAGATCACGTTTGGCCAAATTCTGAACCTGCCGTGCTCTGTGGATGGCTGGCCACAGGCCTCAATAACATGGACCCTACCAAACGGCCTGGTCCTGGACAAGCCCCAGATTATTGGGAGAATTACATTTTTATCAAACGGCACACTTCAACTCAAAGAGGTCGCCACATTTGACAGGGGAACCTATGTCTGCAAGGCCACCAACACATTTGGGTCATCTGCGTTGTCATACCCAGTTGCAGTTATGGTGTATCCTCCAAGTATCACAAACGCACCCCCTTCCATCACTAGAGTCCACAGAGGGTCATCAGTAACACTTAACTGCATCGCTGCAGGCATACCAAAGCCTGAGATAACATGGACTCTACCTGGAAGAACCACACTTGTTCCCAACAACCGTTTCACGGCACAGGGAGGAATTCACATGACGGTTGAGGGCAGCTTGGTCATACAAGATCCAGTGCTTATGAACTCAGGAATTTACAAATGCAATGCAAAAAATGCTCTAGGAAGTGACTTCAAAGCAACATATCTTCAGGTGATCTGA